A stretch of Chthonomonas sp. DNA encodes these proteins:
- a CDS encoding thioredoxin family protein: MSLRARTFGWTITAIVVTLVVGRIAVDPASGNKLPWALSYEDALRRSAQSGKPAMVVFSSRGCTWCRKLQTETFADARVETAAKQVIPVLVSTDERPDLAAEYNVTTVPLTVFVDGKANRLDSVGGYVDADIFAKILVEVSAAAKRGEPVPGSPRRSIW, translated from the coding sequence ATGAGCCTCCGAGCGCGAACCTTTGGATGGACGATCACGGCGATCGTGGTGACGCTGGTCGTCGGAAGGATAGCTGTCGATCCTGCGAGCGGAAACAAACTTCCGTGGGCGCTGAGCTATGAAGACGCCCTCAGGCGGAGCGCTCAGTCCGGGAAGCCAGCGATGGTTGTGTTCAGTTCTCGCGGCTGCACCTGGTGCCGCAAGCTCCAAACCGAGACCTTTGCGGATGCACGCGTCGAGACCGCGGCGAAGCAAGTCATTCCGGTGCTCGTATCAACCGACGAACGTCCTGACTTGGCCGCAGAGTACAACGTCACCACCGTTCCCCTGACCGTCTTTGTGGACGGCAAAGCCAATCGGCTGGACAGTGTAGGCGGCTACGTCGATGCGGACATCTTCGCAAAGATCCTTGTCGAGGTCTCAGCAGCAGCAAAACGGGGCGAGCCCGTTCCAGGCTCACCCCGTCGATCGATTTGGTAA
- a CDS encoding cysteine--tRNA ligase: MASRTLQLYNTLTRNLEEVQLSEPGHLKFYSCGPTVYSFAHIGNFRTFLTGDLVCRTARALGWTVSYVSNITDVGHLTSEDQDGGEDRMEKGLKSKEGQAFANVWDLADYYADCFKSDWLKLNLSRPMVWPKATQHMREQIAAVEQLIATGNAYETPTGVYYAVESFADYGKLSGNVNRDDLMTGVRDVVQDTNKRHPADFALWKKDDKHLMQWYSPWGWGFPGWHLECSVMAMAYLGETIDLHAGGEDLIFPHHECEIAQSEALTGKPFARHWMHTRFLQVDGEKMSKSLGNFYTVRDLVEGKGADPLGLRYALISQNYGTPHNFTLDLLRDASSKVERYRLCRIAADAAIAADRTGEDTIGETLSELYEETLDAMCDNLNTSVALAKALEGTKVILREGDGLSAASGRAAVRFLGQINALLGIVEHDEAVAESSAGAVDEAKIGALVAARTAAKAAKNFAEADRLRQELDSMGIELRDTPEGTTWKKKSALV, translated from the coding sequence ATGGCAAGCCGCACTCTCCAACTCTATAACACCCTTACGCGCAATCTTGAGGAGGTGCAGCTGTCCGAACCGGGCCACCTGAAGTTCTACTCCTGCGGCCCGACGGTGTATAGCTTCGCGCACATCGGAAACTTTCGAACCTTCTTGACCGGCGACTTGGTTTGCCGCACCGCGCGTGCACTGGGCTGGACCGTCAGCTACGTGAGCAACATCACCGACGTTGGACATCTGACGAGCGAGGATCAAGATGGCGGCGAAGACCGGATGGAAAAGGGTCTCAAGTCGAAAGAAGGGCAGGCGTTTGCCAATGTCTGGGACCTCGCCGACTACTACGCCGACTGCTTCAAGTCCGACTGGTTGAAGCTGAACCTCTCCCGGCCGATGGTGTGGCCCAAGGCCACGCAGCACATGCGCGAGCAGATCGCTGCAGTGGAGCAGCTCATCGCAACCGGCAACGCCTACGAAACTCCGACCGGCGTGTACTACGCAGTGGAGAGCTTCGCCGACTACGGCAAGCTGAGTGGGAACGTCAATCGCGACGACCTGATGACCGGCGTGCGCGATGTGGTGCAGGATACGAACAAGCGACACCCCGCCGACTTTGCCTTGTGGAAAAAGGACGATAAGCACTTGATGCAGTGGTATTCCCCGTGGGGCTGGGGATTCCCCGGGTGGCACTTGGAGTGTAGCGTCATGGCGATGGCCTATCTGGGCGAGACGATCGACCTGCATGCGGGTGGCGAAGACCTGATCTTCCCGCACCACGAGTGCGAAATCGCACAGTCCGAGGCGCTCACCGGCAAGCCGTTTGCACGGCATTGGATGCATACGCGCTTCCTCCAGGTTGACGGCGAGAAGATGTCGAAGAGTCTGGGCAACTTCTACACGGTTCGGGACCTAGTGGAAGGCAAGGGCGCGGATCCACTCGGATTACGATACGCTCTCATCAGCCAGAACTACGGCACGCCTCACAACTTCACGCTGGACTTGCTTCGCGATGCGAGTTCAAAAGTTGAGCGGTACCGGCTCTGCCGGATAGCGGCGGATGCCGCAATCGCTGCAGATCGGACCGGTGAAGACACGATTGGCGAGACTCTTTCGGAGCTCTATGAAGAGACGCTCGACGCCATGTGCGACAACTTGAACACGTCAGTTGCGCTCGCCAAGGCGCTTGAAGGTACCAAAGTCATCTTGCGTGAGGGCGACGGCTTGTCGGCTGCGTCCGGTCGCGCTGCCGTGCGATTTCTTGGACAAATCAACGCGTTGCTGGGGATCGTCGAGCATGACGAGGCCGTTGCGGAATCGAGCGCTGGCGCAGTGGATGAGGCCAAGATCGGCGCGCTCGTGGCAGCACGGACTGCGGCTAAAGCGGCCAAAAACTTCGCTGAGGCGGATCGGCTTCGGCAGGAGTTGGACTCGATGGGCATTGAGCTTCGGGATACCCCGGAAGGGACGACCTGGAAAAAGAAGTCTGCGCTCGTTTAA
- a CDS encoding VOC family protein, with product MGPKNIICLWFEADAEAAAEFYAATFPDSRVTGVNRAPADFPNGKKGDVLTVDFTVMGIPCMGLNGGPFFSQSEAFSFQVMTEDQEETDRYWNAIVDNGGQESACGWCKDRWGVSWQIEPRTLIEGLAAGGEQAERAFNAMMTMGKIDVAAIDAARRG from the coding sequence ATGGGACCGAAGAACATTATCTGCCTGTGGTTCGAAGCGGACGCCGAAGCAGCGGCCGAATTCTACGCTGCGACGTTCCCTGACAGCCGAGTCACCGGGGTGAATCGCGCGCCAGCCGACTTTCCGAATGGCAAGAAGGGAGATGTCCTGACCGTGGATTTCACCGTCATGGGGATCCCGTGCATGGGCCTCAACGGGGGTCCTTTCTTCAGCCAGTCGGAGGCGTTCTCGTTCCAAGTCATGACCGAGGACCAAGAAGAGACTGACCGCTACTGGAACGCGATTGTCGATAATGGCGGCCAGGAGAGCGCGTGTGGCTGGTGCAAGGACCGCTGGGGAGTCTCGTGGCAGATCGAGCCGCGAACGCTCATTGAGGGTCTGGCAGCGGGCGGCGAACAGGCCGAACGAGCCTTCAACGCGATGATGACGATGGGCAAAATTGACGTCGCCGCGATTGATGCGGCACGAAGAGGTTAA
- the rho gene encoding transcription termination factor Rho yields MTATDLAKECKKAKIDLSSDRSAVIEMLLEKTNAEQEAIYGKGILEILHDGWGFLRRDNYAPGNADIYVSQSQIKRFALRQGDIVFGLIRTPKEGEKYRGMLRVESVNGLGTQSPEMAVRRDFENLTPLFPDERIRMEIGPESIVARIIDLIAPIGKGSRGLIVAPPKAGKTTIIKTIANSVAINHPEVYLMVLLVDERPEEVTDMKRFVKGQVISSTFDEPAENHMRVTELCLDQAKRLVESGRDVVVLLDSITRLSRASNLTINPSGRTLSGGLDPAALYRPRRFFGAARNIEEGGSLTIIATALVETGSKMDEAIFEEFKGTGNMEIVLDRELAERRIWPAIDVKRSSTRHEEALFDKNQFDGVVQLHRLLANQDKSYEATDSLIKLLKKTPTNAVFLESVLQKVRATV; encoded by the coding sequence ATGACCGCGACGGACCTGGCCAAGGAATGCAAGAAGGCAAAGATTGATCTGAGTTCAGACCGCAGCGCCGTGATCGAGATGCTGCTGGAAAAGACCAACGCCGAGCAAGAAGCAATCTACGGCAAAGGGATCCTTGAGATCCTGCACGATGGCTGGGGTTTCCTCCGCCGTGACAACTACGCCCCTGGTAACGCCGACATCTACGTTTCGCAGAGCCAAATCAAACGCTTTGCTTTGCGCCAAGGTGACATCGTCTTCGGCCTGATCCGAACTCCCAAAGAGGGCGAGAAGTACCGCGGGATGCTGCGCGTCGAGAGCGTGAACGGCCTCGGCACCCAATCGCCTGAGATGGCAGTGCGACGCGATTTCGAGAACCTGACACCGTTGTTCCCCGATGAGCGCATCCGAATGGAGATCGGTCCGGAGAGCATCGTCGCTCGCATTATCGACTTGATCGCGCCAATCGGAAAGGGATCGCGAGGACTGATCGTCGCGCCACCCAAGGCTGGTAAGACGACGATCATCAAGACGATCGCCAACTCGGTCGCCATCAACCACCCCGAGGTCTACCTCATGGTGCTGTTGGTGGACGAGCGACCGGAAGAAGTCACCGACATGAAGCGATTCGTCAAGGGGCAGGTCATCAGCTCGACATTCGACGAACCGGCCGAGAACCACATGCGGGTTACCGAGCTCTGCCTCGACCAAGCCAAGCGGCTCGTCGAATCGGGCCGCGATGTCGTCGTGCTGCTCGATTCCATCACCCGTCTTTCGCGCGCTTCGAACTTGACCATCAACCCAAGCGGTCGCACCCTCTCGGGAGGTTTGGATCCTGCTGCTCTTTACCGCCCACGCCGATTCTTCGGTGCGGCGCGAAACATCGAAGAAGGCGGCTCGCTTACGATCATTGCCACCGCCCTCGTCGAGACCGGCTCGAAGATGGACGAGGCGATCTTCGAAGAGTTTAAGGGCACAGGCAACATGGAAATCGTTTTGGATCGCGAACTCGCCGAGCGCCGTATTTGGCCAGCCATCGACGTCAAGCGATCAAGCACTCGCCACGAAGAAGCACTGTTCGACAAGAACCAGTTCGACGGCGTGGTGCAGCTGCACCGATTGCTCGCGAACCAGGACAAGAGCTACGAGGCAACCGACTCGCTCATCAAGCTCCTGAAGAAAACGCCCACGAACGCGGTCTTCCTGGAGAGCGTCCTGCAAAAGGTCCGCGCGACCGTCTAA
- the hpt gene encoding hypoxanthine phosphoribosyltransferase produces the protein MRYDETHLTPLLTEDQIVARIAELVAQIEADYGDEPIMLVGVLKGSLYFLADLSRRLGDRITVDFVQVSSYGNAKSSSGVVQIRKDLDKSIEGEHVLIVEDIVDTGLTLKHLKELLGTRRPRSLRVVTLLSKPEAREHDALIDYVGFEIPNAFVVGYGLDYAERYRNLPYIAILNESA, from the coding sequence ATGCGCTACGACGAAACCCATCTAACTCCCCTGCTCACCGAAGACCAGATCGTCGCCCGGATTGCCGAGCTGGTTGCGCAGATCGAGGCCGATTACGGCGACGAACCGATCATGCTTGTCGGAGTTCTCAAAGGCTCGCTGTACTTCCTCGCCGACCTCTCACGCCGCCTGGGCGACCGAATCACGGTGGACTTCGTCCAAGTCAGCAGCTACGGTAACGCCAAGAGCAGTAGCGGCGTCGTACAGATACGCAAGGACTTGGACAAGTCGATCGAAGGCGAGCACGTGCTCATCGTCGAGGACATTGTCGATACCGGCCTCACGCTGAAGCACCTCAAGGAGTTGCTTGGCACCCGACGTCCGAGGTCCCTCCGCGTTGTCACGCTGCTCTCCAAACCCGAAGCCCGTGAGCACGATGCGCTCATTGATTACGTTGGTTTCGAAATTCCGAACGCCTTTGTGGTAGGATACGGATTAGATTACGCAGAGCGGTATCGAAATCTTCCTTACATCGCGATACTGAACGAATCTGCCTAG
- a CDS encoding carbon-nitrogen hydrolase family protein — protein sequence MVRVASVQSSVVFGNPKANTDFAIEHLRSLAAEKVQLAVFPECYLTGYCANSEDEARGIAIECSPDSSYFARLQAAVDELEIMAVIGFAEESEGRLYNSAALLQPGLPLQVYRKLHLPFIGFDRFATPGDELPLYNTAVGRIAILICYDQRPPEAARALALEGADILCLPTNWPIGAEVSADHVCIARAAENRMHVITANRIGSERGTDFIGRSKIIDASGAVLASASDGSITLIADLDLERARDKHVVIKPGEYEYDVLGTRRPDLYTKVQVSGHNDRTACATTKPI from the coding sequence ATGGTGAGAGTTGCATCGGTACAGAGCAGCGTGGTCTTTGGGAACCCAAAGGCGAACACTGACTTTGCCATCGAGCACCTCCGGTCGCTCGCTGCCGAGAAGGTGCAACTTGCCGTTTTTCCCGAGTGCTACCTGACCGGCTACTGCGCAAACTCCGAGGACGAAGCGCGCGGCATCGCGATTGAGTGCAGTCCTGATTCTTCCTACTTTGCCCGCTTGCAAGCGGCGGTCGACGAGCTTGAGATCATGGCCGTCATTGGCTTCGCAGAGGAATCGGAGGGCAGGCTCTACAACTCAGCAGCACTGCTCCAACCCGGCCTCCCGCTGCAGGTCTATCGCAAGCTACATCTTCCCTTCATTGGATTCGACCGGTTTGCGACTCCCGGCGACGAGCTACCACTCTACAATACGGCCGTGGGCCGTATCGCGATCCTGATCTGCTATGATCAGCGCCCTCCCGAAGCGGCGCGTGCACTCGCGCTGGAAGGGGCCGACATTCTCTGTCTTCCAACAAACTGGCCGATTGGTGCGGAAGTCTCCGCCGACCACGTTTGTATCGCCCGTGCTGCGGAGAATCGAATGCACGTGATCACGGCCAATCGCATCGGGTCGGAGCGCGGAACTGACTTCATCGGCCGGAGCAAGATTATTGATGCCAGTGGTGCAGTGCTTGCCTCGGCGAGCGACGGCTCGATCACATTGATCGCCGACCTCGACCTGGAGCGAGCGCGCGACAAGCATGTGGTGATCAAGCCCGGCGAGTATGAGTACGACGTGCTGGGTACGCGTCGACCGGACCTGTACACGAAGGTGCAGGTGAGCGGGCATAATGACCGCACCGCATGCGCTACGACGAAACCCATCTAA